CAAGCTACTAGCGTGAAGCGTTGTATAATTGTAAAAACCCTTTTAGGTTCAACAAAAATTGGTAAAGATACAGAATGTAACTAAAAATATTAATACCAAAAAATCTAGATTCAATTCCTGATATGAATTTAAATTTAGTAAAATAATCAAACATAAAATTTTTTCATTAGTTGAGTTTGTATATCTTGTGTAATGAAATTAGACCTTGACTTGACTGTAGCTATACCAACTTATAATGGGGCAAGCCGCTTGCCTGAATTGCTAGAAAAATTACGAAATCAAATTTATACTGAACACTTTTCATGGGAAATTATTGTTGTCGATAACAATAGTAATGATGATACAGCGAAAGTTGTACAAAGCTATCAAGAAAATTGGCAATGTCCTTATCCCTTGAAATATTGTTTTGAACAGCAACAGGGAGCAGCTTATGCCCGAAAAAGAGCAGTTCAAGAAGCTAAAGGTAAATTAATTGCTTTTCTAGATGATGATAACTATCCAGAGCCAAACTGGATAGCAGCAGCTTATGCTTTTGGTCAAAAGTACCCTCAAGCAGGGGCTTATGGCAGTCAAATACATGCTCAATGGGAAGTAAAACCACCAGAAAACTTTCAGCGGATTGCTCCATTTTTGGCAATTACAGAGCGAGGTGATTTGCCTTTGCTGTATGAACCATCCAAAAAATTATTACCACCCTCTGCTGGTCTTGTTGTTCGCCGACAAGCTTGGTTAGACAGCGTACCTAATCAGCCTATTTTAACTGGTAGAGTTACTGGCAATATGCTAACTAGTGAAGACTTAGAAATGTTGTCTTATATCCAAAAATCTGGGTGGGAGATTTGGTATAATCCAGAAATGGAAATTTATCATAAAATTCCAGAGTCACGCTTAAAAAAGGAGTATTTAATTCCATTTTTTCGAGGTATTGGGTTGAGTCGTTATGTAACTCGAATGGTGAATACAAAACCTTGGGCTAAACCCGTGGTTTTATTGGCTTATATGAGCAACGATTTACGAAAAATTTTATTACATCTAATCAAATATAAATTTAAGCTGAAAACAGATTTGGTTGCGGCTTGTGAAATGCAATTATTTTTCACTAGTCTGATTAGTCCTTTTTATCTTTGGAGAAATGGTTATTTGAATAAATAAAATTAAAAGACCTCTGTCAGAAATATTTTTTATCTCACGCAAAGGCGCAAAGGCGCAAAGGCGCAAAGAATAATATGAAAAGGACTAAGAAAAATTAAGAGTTATGTAGCCTGCATAGGTGAGCTTTGTTCTTGTAGCTGCAATCTTAATCGAAGGCGTGCAAGATATAAATTAGTTAATTTGGGTGCATCAGACTTAGGAAAGTATTCTAGTGCGTTTTCTGCCTTTAGTTAATAGTAAAAATATTTTTAAACGTGACTCTAGCAGTGGCTTCACGCTGGTAGAGATGTTAGTAGTGATTATGGCAATTGGGGTATTAGCTGGTCTAGCATTACCTAACTGGCTAGCTTTTGTGGACACTCGCCGCCTGACTAATGCTCAAGAAGAAGTTTATCGTGCTATGCAACAAGCTAAAAGTCAAGCTACTAAAGAAAAATTAACTTGGCGATTCAGCTTTCGTGAACAAAATGGTATCCTTCAATGGGTGGTTCATCCTGCTACAGTCAACCCATTGAGTCTTAATTGGAATAATTTAGATTCCCATGTACGCCTTGATCCTGAGACAACCTTACAACTGTCAAGTGGTATAGGCAAAATTGAATTTGATTACATGGGTAATCCTAATGTGCTTAGAAGGATCACCCTATCTAGTAAGTATGGTGGTAAAGCTAAGCGTTGTATTTATGTCTCGACACTCATAGGGGCTATGCGAACAGCAAAAGAGCATAGTAGGGCTAACAGGGATCGTGATTATTGCTATTAAGATATTTTTAGTTAAGTTAAATAAGCTATTAGACCTCTTGCAAAAGTCTCCTAACACCCCACCCCCAGCCCCTCCCCGCAAGCGGGGAGGGGAGACTTTGACGTAAGTCAAAGGCGGGGTGGGGTTCTTTTTTTGATTTATGCAACAAGTCTATTGTCTGCTGCAATTATTCATGAATTTAAAACAGCACCTGATTATTTTCACTCGCTATCCAGAACCAGGGAAGACAAAAACCCGGCTGATACCTGCTTTGGGTACTCTTGGTGCTGCAAATCTGCAACGGCAGATGACTGAATATACAGTATCTCAAGTTAAAGAATTGCAGAAAGCAACTGGCATATCTCTAGAAGTACGATTTACTGGTGGCAATTTACAACTAATGCAAGATTGGTTGGGGCTTAGTCTAGTTTACCAGTCTCAAGGTGAAGGGGATCTAGGTTCGCGGATGGCGCGATCGCTTAGAAATGCTTTTCAATCTGGCATAGAACAAGTAATTATCATTGGTACTGATTGTCCTGGCGTCAATTCCCAGATTCTCACTCAAGCCTTTGAACAACTGCATACCTTTGATCTCGTGCTTGGGCCAGCCATTGATGGTGGTTATTATTTGATTGGTTTACGTCGCCTCATCCCGGAATTATTCGCTAACATCGATTGGGGAACTTCTCAAGTATTGCAACAAACTGTGGATATTGCGAAGGAACTCAACATCTCACTTGTATATTTGCCTGCTTTAGCTGATGTTGACCTTCCAGAGGATCTGCCGATTTGGGAACAAGTTTTTAAGGGAGAAGTCGGGCTGTAAGACGATAGAGAGGTGAAAAATCACAAAGACAAATTCAAAATGCCTTTGTATATTTTTGTACATATTTTTACACTGGATTGATCCTAACTTCGTATATTTGAACACGATGTCATTCCTGAAGACACGGAAGATAACAAATGCTACCGTGGTGTAGTTTCAAACTAAGAGGCAAAAAATCGGTACTATGTACTATATATTGCATCTGCTTTTTGTTTCTACATAATAGCCAGCTTTATGGACTAGGCAGAGTCGTGGGAACAATATTCAAGTAACTTTAAATAGGACATCACTTTGATTTACTACAAGTTTGAAAAATTATGACTAACCGTGTTGCCTCTGTTAACGCTCCCCTCACCCTAAAAGTGGTGGGAATAATCTTAATTTTGTCCTTTTTTCTTGACTTTTTGATTCTGTCGTTACCTTTTCAACCAACTGATCGAGGATGGCAAATCAACGTAGTAACACAACTGGTTGATAGGGGAATTGTACCTCTACTTGGTTTGGCGATGTTGTTTGTCGCTTATTGGATTGATGAAGCCAGTGATGGCGATCGCTCACAAGCTTTTGATTTAAGATTTCCGGCTTTGATCATAGCTAGCATTTTAGGGTTACTCTTCTTGCTGTTTTTTCCCCTGCACCTTAACAATGTGAATCAAGCTAAGGGTCAGGTAATAAATCAAATTAATCAAAGAGCCAATGCACAAGAAAACCAACTCAAAGCACAGCTTAATCAATTACAGGCGCAACTGAACACAGACCAAGGGAAAGCTCAGTTAGAACAGTTGCGTAACCAACGGAAAGCTCTTTTAACTGGAATTCTCCAAGATGAGCAGAGATATAAGCAAATCACAGAAAATCCTCAGGCACCAGCAGAGCTGAAAGATTTACTCAAAAAAGCCAAAGCAAATCCCCAAGAACTGGACAAAGCGATCGACAGGCAATTTGATCTTCCAACGTTACAAAATCAACAGTTGAGCCTAATTCGCTCTCAAAAGGAACAAGATGAAAAACAAGCTAAAGATAACGCTTGGAAATCTGGATTGCGTATTGGTATTAGCAGCCTGCTGTTGTCCATTGGTTACATTATCATCGGCTGGACAGGATTACGAAGTATCACTGCTTTAAAAGGTAGTGGACGCAAAGCTGCGGCGCGTTAATTCTCAGGGGAGATGGGGGGATGGGGGGATGGGGTGCAGGGGTGCAGGGGTGCAGGGGTGCAGGGGTGCAGGGGAGATAAAGAAAATGACCACTGACAACTGACCACTGACCACTGACAACTAACTCCTAACTCCTAACTTTTAATTATCAACTATTAACTAAAATTTAAAAATGTTTTCAATTTACATATTGACATATAACGAAGAAATAGATATCGCTGCTTGTATTGAGTCGGCAATGCTATCGGATGACATCATTGTTGTAGACTCATGCAGTAGCGATCGCACTGTGGAAATTGCTAGTCGTTATCCTGTTCGCGTCTTCCAACACCCTTTTGAAAGCCACGGAAAGCAACGCACCTGGATGTTAGAGTCTATCCCAGTGAAACATGAGTGGGTATATATTCTTGAGGCTGATGAGCGCATGACACCAGAATTGTTTGCTGAATGCGAACAGGTAAGCCAGAATCCAGACTACATCGGCTACTACGCCGCTGAACGTGTGATGTTCATGAATCATTGGATTCGTTACAGCACTCAATATCCCCGTTACCAATTGCGTCTCTTCCGCCACGGGAAAGTCTGGTTTACAGACTACGGTCACACTGAACGGGAAGTTTGTGACGGTGCTACTAGTTTTTTAAAAGAAACCTACCCTCATTACACTTGCAGTAAGGGTTTTAGCCGCTGGATTGAAAAACACAACCGTTATTCTACAGATGAAGCTCAAGAAACCCTGTATCAGTTAAAACAGGGTAGTGTGAACTGGCGAGATTTGTTTGTAGGCAAGTCTGAAGTTGAAAGACGCCGCGCCCTCAAGGATTTGTCTTTGCGCTTACCCGCCAGACCTTTGCTACGCTTTTTATATATGTATTTCCTGCTGGGCGGTTGCCTAGATGGACGCGCTGGCTTGGCTTGGTGTACATTGCAAGCCTTCTACGAATATTTAATTTTGCTAAAAGTTTGGGAAATGCAGCATCTACCCATTCCCAGCTTAGAGGCAAAAATATCTCAGAGCGGGGAGAGCGAACCCAAAGCGCATCATCCAACTTCAGAAGCCACGCTTTAAAAATTTGGGTAAAAGTTAACTGCTGACTGTTGACTGTTAAGTCAACAGTCAGCAAGGAACAATTACGGTTATTTTTTTATTTGTTATGTCATGTCCGGTTAATTAGTTATGATTCCCCCAGTCATTGCACCCCACCCCCTACCCCTCCCCGTTCACGGGGAGGGGAAACAAAGCATAGCTTTGGTGGGGTGGGGTTCTTTGGTTTTTAGAAGTAATAAGCAAAGGACATGATATTAGTCCCTAATTTTTCCGTATTTTATATGTAATATAGGCTACTCTTGGATCTCAAGTATTCATGAAAATTATCTAAATTTAACATTTTGAATTTTTCACAAAACTTTTTCATAAAAATCACCGCTACCTGGTTACAAGTCAATAGCCGGATAAAATTCCTACTTTGGTCGTATACTCATGGTTTTAATAGCGTGAGCAGCTTTTGATTGAGCGCGGTAGGATTAGAAATATCTCACAGACTTGCAACAATCATTTACAAGTCGTACAAAGAAAAGTAACATCCACTAAGACAAACTAGCCAAAATTTTGGTTGGTACATGTTTATGTACTGGTTGCTTGAAAAACAGCTGTTTTTCAAGCAACCAGTGGGTATTTTCATCGCAGTAGCCCGACTACTTGCAACTTTCAGTAGTACTTATTAGTAGCAAAAAATACATTCATCTTCGATGTGATTTGACAACTCTGCTGGTATGAATACCAATAATCAAAGTTCCACTAGCCTCAAAAAGGAGAATAAGGGCTTGGGAATTGATCGCCTAAAACAAGATTTGAAAAACGACCTGATTGCAGGTTTGTTAGTGGTGATTCCCTTAGCAACCACCATTTGGCTAACGATTACTATTGCTAATTGGGTAATCAACTTTCTCACCCAAATACCCAAACAAGTGAATCCCTTTGATGGGCTAGACCCTATACTAGTAAATATACTGAATCTAGCAGTAGGACTAGCTGTACCACTGTTGAGCATTCTTTTGATTGGGTTGATGGCTCGAAATATTGCTGGGCGGTGGTTGCTAGATTTTGGTGAACGGGTATTGCAGGCGATTCCCTTAGCAGGACAAGTATACAAAACCCTGAAGCAACTTTTGGAGACACTACTAAAAGATTCTAATGGTAGGTTTCGCCGTGTAGTTTTAGTAGAGTATCCCAGACGGGGGGTGTGGGCGATCGCTTTCGTAACGGGTGTGATGGCTAGTGAAATTCAAGCCCATATGTCTCGCCCCATGCTGAGTGTATTCATTCCCACCACCCCAAATCCAACTACAGGATGGTATGCAATAGTACCAGAGGAAGAGGTGGTAAACATATCCATGTCGGTAGAAGATGCCTTTAAAGTAGTAGTTTCTGGTGGCATTGTCGCCCCCAATACAACCTTACCCCCCTTAATTATCCCCGAAGCACACAATCTCGAAGCACCAACCTTAGAAAACAAGCGACCAATCATCCCTGTAGAAGAAACTTAAAATTAATCCGGCAGAGTTACAAACAATATGGATAAGATGGTTGTCTGACTATACCAAAATTGATAAATTCCTAACTCCTTAATTAGTGCTGAGACACTTACTTTTATGCAAGACCGAAAACCCCAACAAATTGCTCGTGAACTGGCACTTTTAAGTCTGAGCCAGTTACCCGTAAATCCCAAGAAATTGACAGAAGAACATCTGCCAAAGTTGGTACTAGCGACTGTACGCACCCTGAGAACAGAAGTGCAAGATACCCTAGACAACGCTGCTGCGGAACTGCAACGCAGTAACGATCGCCTTTTAACTAGCGAAACTCGGGCCTCAGACCTCAATACTGCTAGAAATATGCTCAAAGAGGCGATTGAATACACCCAGACGGCAATTAATCAGTTAGGTGCAGCAGTAGAGTTTCCAGAATTAATTCAGCTGGCAAATCAAGATAAAGGAGTGGGCAGGTATGCTATCCAACTTGTCAAAGTAGTCAACGAAGAACGAGATATGATCGATGAACGCATAGCCTCTGCCTTAGTAGATTGGCAAGTGACTCGCCTTGCCCAAATTGACCGAGATATTCTGCGAATTGCTGTAGGAGAAATGCTGTTTTTCGGTCTTCCAGACAGCGTGGCGATTAATGAAGCTGTGCTACTAGCAAAACGCTACAGTGGAGATGAAAGTCATCGTTTTATTAATGGTGTTCTGCGCCGGGTGACAGAGCAAAAAAAGACTGCGTAGCATTTCGTTCTAAGCTTTGCAATCATTATGAGTGGCAAGTTGTGAGTTGAGAATGAGGACTAGCGTCGCCAAGGACATGTAGACACGAATGCAGGTAACTGCAAAGCGTGAATCTTTGCCCAACAGGCGACGGCTTCTTGAAAAATAAAAATAACAGGTTCAAAGAGTTCTTGCATCAGTTCTGCCCCAATTGGGATGAGAGGTGAGGATAACCTGGAGGTTTTCACCCCAGGAAAGAGTGAACAGTTAAATTAAACTCATAACTTATAACTCATAATCCACATAACAACTAATACCTGAAGCTGCAATGGTTTTTAATTGGTTCCGTCGTCAATATAACGATTCCTCTGATACTCCCTCCCAAAACAAACAGGAACAAACTCCAAAAGCAAAAGAACCCCAACCAGAACCAGCCGAAACGTCAACCCCAACGGCAGAAACTGCACAAGACTCGACGGCAGACTTGTTGGCATTTGCGAAAGCTGCATATAAAAATATCCAGCAAAAACAACAATCCCAGGAAGTAGAAACTCCATCTGACTCAGCAACTGCACAAGCCCCAGAAAAACCTGAAACTCTAGAAACAGCAACCACTGAAATAGAATCTGTACAAACTCCAAAAGCAGATGCAACTGTTTTAGAGCAACCTGTAGAAGTTATAGAAGCGACACAGCTAGAAACAGCCGAAATAAATGTTTCTGCTCACCCTGTGGAAATTACTGAAGCGACATTAGAAGCAGCAGAGACAAATGTCGTCCAAACAACTACTGAAGAGGTTTCTGCATCTTCAACGGAGGTTTTGCCAGTAGCAGAAGTTACTGATGAGCTAGTAACCCCTAGTTTAGAACTAACACCAGGTGAGGCAGAATCAGCATCTACTGCATCTTCTGCCACAACCGAGTCAACACAGCCAACAACTCTATCTTTTTTAGAACGAGCAGCGGCAGAACGGCTAGCCAAGCAAGAACGACTGATAGCGACTGCCATTGAAGTACCCGAAGTAGAAAAGCCAGCAGCAGCCACTGCGGCATCGACCACCACGCCAGAAACAGCACAGGAAATTCTCGGACTGGCTTTTGATGAAGGATTTGTGTGGTCAGCGGAAGTATTGGCAGCCCAAGGTAGGCGACCAGAAGACGTTTCCATTGAAGAAATTACTTGGCTCAAAAAGCTACGACAAGGTTTAGATAAAACCCGTCGTAGTATCTTGAACCAATTGAAGGCAATTGTTGGGCAAGGGCCGCTGAACCAAGCAGCAGTGACAGAAATTGAGTCTGTGCTTCTGCAAGCCGATGTAGGCGTAGAAGCAACAGATTACATTATCAGTTCACTTCAGAAAAAACTGCGAGAAGAAGTAACTGCTCCAGAAGAGGCGATCGCTTACTTAAAAGAAATTCTGCGGGATATGTTGGATGAACCGCTGAAAAAATCCGCCCTAGTTAGCTTTGCCCCAGAAAAAGAAACCTTAAATATTTGGTTAATCACTGGAGTCAATGGTGCTGGTAAAACCACTACCATCGGCAAAATCTCTCACCTAGCACAAAAATCTGGTTATAAATGCTTGATTGGTGCAGCAGACACTTTCCGCGCTGCTGCTGTGGAACAGGTGAAGGTTTGGGGGCAAAGAAGCGGTGTAGAAGTAATTGCCAATCCTGGTAAAAATACAGATCCAGCAGCAGTGGTGTTTGATGCGATCGCTGCCGCCCAAGCTAGAGAAACCGAATTACTTTTAGTGGATACTGCTGGGCGATTGCAAAATAAGAAAAACTTAATGGACGAACTCAGTAAAATCCGTCGAATTATTGACAAAAAAGCCCCTAATGCCAAAATAGAATCTTTATTGGTTTTAGATGCTACTTTAGGTCAAAATGGACTGCGGCAAGCTGAAGTTTTTTCCCAAGCAGCCCAACTCAGTGGTGTGGTATTAACTAAGCTGGACGGCACAGCCAAAGGAGGCGTTGCCCTTGCTGTAGTGCAGCAGTTAGGTTTACCCATTCGCTTTATTGGTGCTGGTGAAGGCATCGAAGACTTGCGTCCCTTTTCTAGCTACGAGTTTGTTGAAGCTTTATTGAGTGGCTAGTCCAAGAAGGCAGGGGTGCAGGGGTGCAGGGGTGCAGGGGTGCAGGGGTGCAGGGGTGCAGGGGGGCAGGGGAGATGGGGAGAAATAACTCCTAACTCCTAACTTCTACCTCCTAACTCCCTATCCTTAACCGTAGTTTGCTACACGGTCTAGGTAAACTTTGCTAAAATTTCACTCTAATACTGTTTTTGTCATACTCTATACGGAGTTGTCAGATTTAGCAGCATAGACATTCGGTTGCGTCAGGAACCTGTCAGGCGGCAGGCAGCCTGACTCCATGTGTCTACACTATTACAGCACAGCAACAAGATGGATACTATTCAAAAAAGCACAAAAGCCCACAATAAAAGCCTTTTGACCCCTTCGGGGTTCACCCTTCAAGTTAAGCAGTTCCTCATGGAGAATGACTTTGCCCTTAGTGGTTCTGAGTTGACTCTAAGTGTTTACTTACGAAAGGACTTACAAATATTTTTAGTCAGCACATCAAATTAGATGTTTAAAATGTAACGGTCAAACTACAACATATAGTTTAACTTTGAAATTTCAGGTTTTGGGGTATGGTTTTTCTTAATTGTGTGTCACTAGCTTTCTGATTCTTTTTTGAGTAAGCTAAAGTGCATGTTAAATTTACTTATTTTTAGTCTAGGGTATGAGTGTTAGCTTTTTTGTTTCCCCAGTTACATATCATAATAGCCATCAGCACTCAGGTGGTAAGCTGATCAGCTTCCATCAGTATCTCACAGAATTATTTTCTCATGAAAGGATTTATTTATGCCTCAAGATGTATGATTTACTGATTAAGTTATGAAAACATAAATGGCTTTCTACTTGCTGGCAGGAATTTGTGACTTTTATCAAGCAGAGCATGACTAAAAATACGCTCATAGAAGCTACTATATATAGCCAGAAATGTCAGAAGCAAATGCAATACTTATATCAACTTGTGTCTTACGTCTTTCTACTCTTGCTAAAGTGACAAATCTTGTCCAATATGGTTTAGCAATGCCACAAACAAAGAATTTACCATTAATCTAAAATCTGTTGTTTTCAAGTGTAATATTATCTTTACTGTGTCTCAAGTGCCTTCTCAACCCACTGATAGTAATAGTAGTGCTGCGACGGATGTCACACCAGTCGTGGCACTAAAAGAACTCGTGGCAAGACTGCATCGAGAACAGAACAAAATCCAAGATTTGCTGAGTTCTTTAGGATTTGCCCTTAGAAGCTTCAATAATTTGAATCAGTTCTTAGAGCTGATTCCACTGATGGCAACAAGAGTAACAGATGCAGATGGCAGCGCTCTGTTTCTCTATAAGCCTAATGGTCAAGTTAGGTTAGAACAGCTACATTGGCAGGATAGTGGTCAGCGCAAGAATATCCGCAAAGCCCTAGAAACAGCTAGCAGTCAAATTTCGCTTTTACCGAATACAGCGCCTTTAGCAACTGCCACAGGGATGTTGGATGATCAGATGCATCGCTACTTGGGGCCAGATGTGCAAATCTTTGGTACGGCGATTCTTGTAAAACACACAGAACGGGGCTGGCTCTATGTTTTGAGCCGCGATCCGGAATATAGTTGGACAGACACTAGGCAAAAATTAGTCAGATTGGTAGCAGACCAAACAGCAGTAGCGATTGAAAACGATGAATTAGCGGTAGAACTGAGGAAAAAAGAACGCTTAGACCAAGAATTAGAAATTGGGGCAGAAATTCAACGGCGACTTTTGCCACGCCAATGTCCTAATATTCCTGGTGCAGTTCTAGCTGCACGCTGCAAACCTGCCAATCGGGTTGGGGGAGACTACTACGACTTTATTCCCACTAATCATAATCAAATTCAACCAAACAGCAAAGTTACTCAAGAAGTTGGTCGCTGGGGTTTGGTAATTGGGGATGTGATGGGTAAGGGTGTCCCCGCAGGGCTGATTATGACGATGATGCGGGGAATGCTAAAAGGAGAGGTATTGCATGGTAATTCCCCAGCGGGAATTTTGCAAAACTTGAACAGAGTTATGTATGCGGATTTAGAAAATTCTCACCGCTTTGTGACTTTGTTTTACTCAGAATATAATCCCCACACTCGGATTTTATCTTATAGCAATGCGGCACATAATCCTCCGTTGTGGTGGCACGCAGCCACAAAAACTGTGACTCAGTTGGATACTTTAGGAATGCTTATTGGTTTGGATGCTAATAGCCAATATGAAGATGCCCAGGCACAGTTAGAACCAGGAGATACAGTAATTTATTATACAGACGGTCTGA
Above is a window of Nostoc sp. UHCC 0702 DNA encoding:
- a CDS encoding DUF502 domain-containing protein; its protein translation is MNTNNQSSTSLKKENKGLGIDRLKQDLKNDLIAGLLVVIPLATTIWLTITIANWVINFLTQIPKQVNPFDGLDPILVNILNLAVGLAVPLLSILLIGLMARNIAGRWLLDFGERVLQAIPLAGQVYKTLKQLLETLLKDSNGRFRRVVLVEYPRRGVWAIAFVTGVMASEIQAHMSRPMLSVFIPTTPNPTTGWYAIVPEEEVVNISMSVEDAFKVVVSGGIVAPNTTLPPLIIPEAHNLEAPTLENKRPIIPVEET
- a CDS encoding prepilin-type N-terminal cleavage/methylation domain-containing protein: MRFLPLVNSKNIFKRDSSSGFTLVEMLVVIMAIGVLAGLALPNWLAFVDTRRLTNAQEEVYRAMQQAKSQATKEKLTWRFSFREQNGILQWVVHPATVNPLSLNWNNLDSHVRLDPETTLQLSSGIGKIEFDYMGNPNVLRRITLSSKYGGKAKRCIYVSTLIGAMRTAKEHSRANRDRDYCY
- the hpsE gene encoding hormogonium polysaccharide biosynthesis glycosyltransferase HpsE, whose translation is MKLDLDLTVAIPTYNGASRLPELLEKLRNQIYTEHFSWEIIVVDNNSNDDTAKVVQSYQENWQCPYPLKYCFEQQQGAAYARKRAVQEAKGKLIAFLDDDNYPEPNWIAAAYAFGQKYPQAGAYGSQIHAQWEVKPPENFQRIAPFLAITERGDLPLLYEPSKKLLPPSAGLVVRRQAWLDSVPNQPILTGRVTGNMLTSEDLEMLSYIQKSGWEIWYNPEMEIYHKIPESRLKKEYLIPFFRGIGLSRYVTRMVNTKPWAKPVVLLAYMSNDLRKILLHLIKYKFKLKTDLVAACEMQLFFTSLISPFYLWRNGYLNK
- a CDS encoding glycosyltransferase family 2 protein, whose protein sequence is MFSIYILTYNEEIDIAACIESAMLSDDIIVVDSCSSDRTVEIASRYPVRVFQHPFESHGKQRTWMLESIPVKHEWVYILEADERMTPELFAECEQVSQNPDYIGYYAAERVMFMNHWIRYSTQYPRYQLRLFRHGKVWFTDYGHTEREVCDGATSFLKETYPHYTCSKGFSRWIEKHNRYSTDEAQETLYQLKQGSVNWRDLFVGKSEVERRRALKDLSLRLPARPLLRFLYMYFLLGGCLDGRAGLAWCTLQAFYEYLILLKVWEMQHLPIPSLEAKISQSGESEPKAHHPTSEATL
- the ftsY gene encoding signal recognition particle-docking protein FtsY, which translates into the protein MVFNWFRRQYNDSSDTPSQNKQEQTPKAKEPQPEPAETSTPTAETAQDSTADLLAFAKAAYKNIQQKQQSQEVETPSDSATAQAPEKPETLETATTEIESVQTPKADATVLEQPVEVIEATQLETAEINVSAHPVEITEATLEAAETNVVQTTTEEVSASSTEVLPVAEVTDELVTPSLELTPGEAESASTASSATTESTQPTTLSFLERAAAERLAKQERLIATAIEVPEVEKPAAATAASTTTPETAQEILGLAFDEGFVWSAEVLAAQGRRPEDVSIEEITWLKKLRQGLDKTRRSILNQLKAIVGQGPLNQAAVTEIESVLLQADVGVEATDYIISSLQKKLREEVTAPEEAIAYLKEILRDMLDEPLKKSALVSFAPEKETLNIWLITGVNGAGKTTTIGKISHLAQKSGYKCLIGAADTFRAAAVEQVKVWGQRSGVEVIANPGKNTDPAAVVFDAIAAAQARETELLLVDTAGRLQNKKNLMDELSKIRRIIDKKAPNAKIESLLVLDATLGQNGLRQAEVFSQAAQLSGVVLTKLDGTAKGGVALAVVQQLGLPIRFIGAGEGIEDLRPFSSYEFVEALLSG
- a CDS encoding HpsJ family protein encodes the protein MTNRVASVNAPLTLKVVGIILILSFFLDFLILSLPFQPTDRGWQINVVTQLVDRGIVPLLGLAMLFVAYWIDEASDGDRSQAFDLRFPALIIASILGLLFLLFFPLHLNNVNQAKGQVINQINQRANAQENQLKAQLNQLQAQLNTDQGKAQLEQLRNQRKALLTGILQDEQRYKQITENPQAPAELKDLLKKAKANPQELDKAIDRQFDLPTLQNQQLSLIRSQKEQDEKQAKDNAWKSGLRIGISSLLLSIGYIIIGWTGLRSITALKGSGRKAAAR
- a CDS encoding PP2C family protein-serine/threonine phosphatase; this encodes MSQVPSQPTDSNSSAATDVTPVVALKELVARLHREQNKIQDLLSSLGFALRSFNNLNQFLELIPLMATRVTDADGSALFLYKPNGQVRLEQLHWQDSGQRKNIRKALETASSQISLLPNTAPLATATGMLDDQMHRYLGPDVQIFGTAILVKHTERGWLYVLSRDPEYSWTDTRQKLVRLVADQTAVAIENDELAVELRKKERLDQELEIGAEIQRRLLPRQCPNIPGAVLAARCKPANRVGGDYYDFIPTNHNQIQPNSKVTQEVGRWGLVIGDVMGKGVPAGLIMTMMRGMLKGEVLHGNSPAGILQNLNRVMYADLENSHRFVTLFYSEYNPHTRILSYSNAAHNPPLWWHAATKTVTQLDTLGMLIGLDANSQYEDAQAQLEPGDTVIYYTDGLTDAAAASGDRFDEENFVAAFNTACCYYNAPQEIVDYLFDQVQKFIGNEQQNTDDMTLVVLQIL
- the nusB gene encoding transcription antitermination protein NusB, translating into MQDRKPQQIARELALLSLSQLPVNPKKLTEEHLPKLVLATVRTLRTEVQDTLDNAAAELQRSNDRLLTSETRASDLNTARNMLKEAIEYTQTAINQLGAAVEFPELIQLANQDKGVGRYAIQLVKVVNEERDMIDERIASALVDWQVTRLAQIDRDILRIAVGEMLFFGLPDSVAINEAVLLAKRYSGDESHRFINGVLRRVTEQKKTA
- a CDS encoding TIGR04282 family arsenosugar biosynthesis glycosyltransferase is translated as MLQLFMNLKQHLIIFTRYPEPGKTKTRLIPALGTLGAANLQRQMTEYTVSQVKELQKATGISLEVRFTGGNLQLMQDWLGLSLVYQSQGEGDLGSRMARSLRNAFQSGIEQVIIIGTDCPGVNSQILTQAFEQLHTFDLVLGPAIDGGYYLIGLRRLIPELFANIDWGTSQVLQQTVDIAKELNISLVYLPALADVDLPEDLPIWEQVFKGEVGL